The genomic stretch GCCGGAGAAACGTCCAGGCTAGGAAGGGGATTCCGAATACTGCGATTGTTAAAAATACTGCGACGAATTCAAATCCCATACGTGCTGGCTCCTCAACTAGATCTTAATATCGATGAAGTGTTCAGGTTCTAAAGTGCTGTGCGTGCTATGTTCTTTATCGTGTTCAGTACCAGCACCAGACCCCTCATGTTTTGTGTGGTGCTCCTGGGACTGTCTGCCGTCTCGTTCCTTATCATGAATCTGCACCTCATCGGTGTGTGGTGCAGTATTAATTTGCTTCTTATCCATCTCGTGCTTCTGATGCAGCTTTTCGGCAACCTGTTCTTGCTGGATTCGTGGTTGCTGCTGCTGAGCTTGGCTTATTCGCTCAACTTCCTGTGTTTTTTGAACAATAATCTGAAGATCTGTTGGTCGGATTGACATTTACACCATCTCTTTAATGAGCAGAGTGCCAGCGCCCGTTTACTATCCGATCCAATAAAAAATTATACCATGGTTGTAGCCGCTCATCCAGCAAAAAAACTATCGTTGAGCGGTACGGGTACTCGGTTTAGGCTTTAGCAAAGTGAGCTGCTCTTGCGTTATGTACTTGACTATTTTGTCGCGGTCGCGTTCTTTTATTTTAGTAAAGTTCACGCCCAACAAATATTCGCTCTTAATAATGCTGCGAGGCATCACGCGTACGATCTCACCGACGATCTCAGTTGCCTCTTGTTCCTCAGGCAATTGTATGATGAGCTTGAGGTCTCCACCAAGATAGGGGGTTTTTGGGCTTCGCACTATCATACCCATGCCGCTTCCGCTTAGATCCCACACCATCGCTTCAACGGGGAGGGCGTCGAGTTCGTCCTGGTCGCGTGCTATCAATTGATAGTAAGCGCTGATAACGGGTTTCTCAAGTCTAAAATAGCGCCGCCGTTGGACGTGTTTTGCTAGGCTGAGTGGACGTAGCAGCAGGCGGGAATTTGTATCATCGCTTTCCTCGATCTTAGAGCGAACGAGGTGCGCTCCATTGTCAGTAGGGATAATGATAGTGATGATATTCTCGTCATCGGCGTATAGGGGTGTGGATTTTCTGCCCAGGGCCTGGCATAAGACAAGTTCACGGCTCAACACGTTGCTTATACCATATGGCCACGAACTGCCTCTCGCATCCTCAATGTAGATGAGCTGGCCGGATTTGATGAAATCAAAAGCCTGAGATAGCATTGTCTCTCCATGCACGCTTGGTTACCCCTATGTGTCAGTTAATCATAGCTATATGGAGAGTATCGGCTTATACCTACGGATGAATTATATATTTTATTAAATTGTATTTAGAAATCAATAGAAAGATGTGAGAGTTTACCGCGAAGCTTTAGGACAGCCTTGACTCGTATCTGGGCGATACGAGATTCAGAAAGGCCCATGACTTGGCTGGTTTCCTTCAGCGTGAGGTCTTCATAATAGTAAAGCGAGATTACAAGACGTTCTTGTTCGCTTAACGATTCGATGCCCTGGATAAGTGAATCTCGGACTTCGTTAATCTCCATGAGATCGGACGGGTTAAATGAATTTTTGTCTTCTACGCGTTCTCCCAACGTAGCACCCGGCTCGCCGTCATGTGAAACGATTTCATCGAGGTAGAGGACCGAGAGCCTGCTTACTTGTGAGATCATTGCATTATACGACGCAGTATTCATGCCGAGCTCTTGGGCCACTTCATTATCAGTTGCCGCTCTACCGACACGTTTTTCAACGGCTACATACGCTTTGCCGAGTTGCTTGGCTTTCTGGCGCATGGAACGGGAGGCTGTATCTACCGCACGCAACCCGTCGACGATCGCCCCTCTGATCCGTGGGATCGCATATGTTTCAAACTTGAGCCCGCGGTTATGGTCGAATTTTTCGATTGCGTCAATAAGGCCGAATATGCCGTAACTTACGAGGTCTTCTTTGTCGATTTCCGAGGGAAGAGTATCTTTTACGCGCTCGGCAACGTATTTGACGAGCGAGACGTTCTCGAGTATAAGGTTCTCACGTGCTTGCGCATCATTGTATACTTTGTAGAGTACCCATTTATTCGGTGTTGTTACTGCAGTTCTCATTGTCACCATGGTTCATCTCTTATTATGATTGTTACTGCATCATTTCGTCTGACCCGAGCCGCATAGGTCTAAACGGCTCGAATTCTTTTACGGCCGGCATATCGGTGTCATCCTGCTGGCCGAAATCAAGAGATATATCATCTACCGATGTTATATCAAGATTTGATCCCTTAGATGCTTCTTCTTTGGCCCGAGCGAGAAATTTCTGCGCTTCTTCCTGCGCTAGTTCTTCTCTGAGCTCGTTCACATGCGCTCGCGCTGCGCCGATAACGACCGAATTTACTGCCGTAAGCGTAAGCCATATCAGCCCGGCGCTCATCGCAAAGACTACCAAGAAACGATTAATCATGACAGTAAAGATATCCCCGCCGGTCCCAATAGCTATCGCAGAAGATATTGCACTAATAACAAAGCTAAATGCGACTGTTGTTTGATTGACCGTTTCGCGTCTCATTAGTTTCTCCTGGAGAGCCGGCGCCTTCTTCCTGCCCGGTCGAGCTGCTCCCTGAATAGTTGTCCGATAATGCGGTCGCGGTCGCACTCTTCAATTAATGAAAAATGTACGCACAGCAGGCTTTTGCCCATAACCGGCTCGTTGGTTAAACACCTGACAACCTCGCCAACCAAGTTTACTATCCGGCCGCCGGCAAGCTCGATCTCGGTACGAAGCGGCATACCCGCAGCCAGCTCTTCGTTGATAGATATAATAAATGAGATGCCGTTACCGCTCAGGTCTTTTACGGGGGCTTCCTTAAGCTCGCTGTGGAAAATATCCTCAGGCCCGAGAAGCGGTCGGTAAGACGCACGGACCAGCGGGCGTGAGAGCCTAAAGAACTCACGGCGCTGTATATGGGTTGCACCATCGCGCTGGGGGGCGAGGGTAAGTCGTATCGGGTCTGTCTCGATTGCCGTTATTTTTGTTGGGAACCGGTAGACGCCTACTTCGGTTGAGCAGACGAGCGTAAGCTCATCTCCGACTTTAACATTGATCGGCCGAGGTTCGTCTACTAACAATTCGCACGTTATGCTATCTGCCTTGTCGGAGACCGATCCGATCACAAACGGCCAGTTCTCATTCGGCTTTACTTCGACCATGGCAAAAAGCCCCGGCTTTAAAACCTTTGATTCTCGCATGGATGTGCCACCTATCTTTCAAACAATCTTGAGAGGAATCCACGAAATCCGTTATGCCCTCCAGCTTGCGCATCCTTGAGTAATGTTTGATCCAGCGTCGCCGCGATTTGTCTAATGCACTTCGATGCGCGTGCGCCGGGGAATTCAAGGATAAACGGTTGTTGTTTTCGCACCGCCGAGTTTACAGCGATATCGGAGACGATGTAACCCAATGTCTCGACCCGCTTGTTCAGGAATTGCTTTGCTGCCATAACGATGCGATCGGCGATATCCCGGCCCTCTTTTTCTGTTGAAGTCATGTTGACTACGAGTTTTATATCGACATCCATATCTCGCTGCGTTAGGACTTTTATTAACCCATATGCATCGGTAATTGCGGTCGGTTCGGGTGTCGTGATAATAATGGCTTCACGTGCCGCAAGGATAAACGAAATTACATCGTTGGATATGCCGGCGCCGGTATCAATCAGCGTTATATCGGAGTCTCGTTCGAGCTCGACAAAGCTATCGATGAGATTCTGTTGCCGCTCTTTACCCATGTCGGCAAGCTCCGGCATACCTGAGCCGCCGGGCACGATTTTCAAGGAATGCGGTCCGTTAATCACAATCTCACTCAGCGATTTTTCGCCGTCGACCAGGTGTTTCAAATTAAACTTCGGGTTTATGCCGAAGATGACGTCTATATTAGCAAGACCTAAATCAGCGTCAAGGATAAGCGTTTTCCTGCCGCGCATTGCAAGTGCAATGCCGAGGTTGGCGACCAGATTTGATTTTCCCACGCCGCCTTTGCCGCTGCTAACCGCAATGACCCGGGTGGGTGACAGCGCTTTGCCCCCGTATGCGGTGGGTGACAGGGTACTCGACGTGCTCTTTGGCATAGTATGGGATAAGCTGTTTTCAGGCTCCGGCTCGGGTTGCAGTTTCGGTACAGGCACTGTTTCCGGCTCAAATGCCGGGGCGATGGCAGCTGCCGGGCTCGCCGGTTGAATTGGGGTATTGATTCGCTGTATGTTAACCTGCAGCTCCGGTCGCGTGCGAGCGGTCGGCTCGGTCGCGCCGGTCGATACCGCAGGCTGCGTCTCAGCAATGTTTTCGATTGGCTGATTGGGTCCAACTATTTTCTCAGCAGGCGGTTCCGGCTCGGTTGATGGGTAGCCGCCCAGCTCTTTTATATCAGGGATGTTAAGTTCGATTGGCTCGACCTCAGGCCGTCGCGCCATCGGATCAATGATTAAGTTAATCCGGTCGCGTTCTTCTCGTATTCGTTGTGCTAATTCACGAAGCTTTTTAGCTTGATCATTCATCTAACGGCACCCCTAGCATTAGATTTGCAACCTTATATGGTTCGGCAACTTTTATATCTTCCGGTACGTTCTGTCCTATTGCGACATATGAGATCGGGAGCTTCGTTTTACTAACAATGTTAAGCATTGTCCCGGGTGAATTCGATTCGTCAAGTTTGGTAAAGATAAGTTTGCTAATCGGTACGACCGAGAACCGCTTAATGGCATTTACCTGGTCGGAAAGCTTAGTTGTGATACTCAAAACCAAGTGGATCTCGTCTGGATTGCAAACGTTCATAAGGGCGGCAAGCTCGCCCATTTGCGATTCGTTAAGCGGGCTTCGCCCGGCGGTATCAATCAGCACAAGGTCTTTATCCTCATGGCGTGCGAGCGCTTCGCGTGCGTCCTGGTTGTTAAAGACAATTTCAATAGGCGCCCCGATAATTTCCGCGTAAGTTTTCAGCTGGTCTACCGCGGCAATGCGGTATGTATCGGCGGTTAGAAACACGGCGCTTTTACCTTCGTACAAGCAATAGCGCGCCGCAAGTTTTGCAAGCGTCGTGGTTTTGCCGGCACCGGTCGGTCCGATAAGCGCTATTACCTTGCGTTTGCCGCTCTCAAGATGAAGGGGAGGGCAAACGGGGATGTGCCGTGCGATTTCGCTGACCAGCTTCTCCCGCAGCTTCTCCGGCGTTGCGAGCTCGGATGTGGTGAGCTGGCTCTGAATGGCTTTCATAAGCTTCTTTGCAAGCTCATCCTCAACTTTTGCGTGCAGCAGCTTTTCGTAGACATCCAGGAAGCAAGCGGGCACTTCCTGGAAAAGCGGATCGGTCAGTTGGCTGGCGATTGTCTTTACGATAGATTTTATTTCTTCGATCTCGCTCTGTATTTGATCAAAGCGCTCATCGATTGCTTCACCCACCATCTCGGGCACTTCGTCGCCCGGCTCGACGGAAACAGGAAGCTGTTCCCGGGCCGCATCCATTAGATTTACATCGAGAGCGGCGGTTATCTCAACCGATCCGCGTTTAAACATATTTACGGGCCAGGTGCGATCGAGTTTCCGGGTGTGTAAAATAATAGCCTCTGGACCCAGATCTGATTTTACCTTTGATATTGCTTCTTCCATGCTTGAGGCTTCATAACGTTTGATTCTCACGCCAGGTTCACCATCCCAACAGATTGGAGTTCAAATTCGGGTGCCACTTCATTGTAAGATAAAACCGCCAAATCGGGCAGCTTCCTCTCTGCTATTTTTCGTAAGGGGCGTCGAATATTTGCCGAACACAACAAAATCGGATTTATCCCTAATGACAGAGCGCCTTCAAGCGCCTTTGAAACACCGTCAACAACACGCTGTGTAGTTGTAGGATCAAGCGAAATAAGAATACCTTGCTCGGTATATTCGACGGCGTCCGCAATCTCTTTCTCGATCAGTGGATCGACGGTAATAACGGAAAGTGAACCTTCACCAAATTGATGCTGCCTGCAAATATTTCTGCCGACTGCCTGACGGGCGTGCTCGGTTAAGATATCGATATTGCGCGTCGAGCGTGCTGCGTCGCCGAGCGCTTCAAGAATGGTAACCATGTCTCTGATCGAGACACGCTCGGATAAGAGATTTTGCAGAACCTGCTGCAGCTCGCCGACGGTGAGCGTGCTCGGTACGAGTTCCTCCACAACGACCGGGTAATTTTGCTTGACGCTCTCAAGAACTTGCTGCACGTCTTGCCTGCTGATAAGTTCGTGCGCATATTTCTTGGTTATCTCTGAAAGGTGTGTAATCAAGGCCGATGTTGGATCGACGACCGTATATCCCATAATCTCAGCTTGCTCTCGCTGGTCCGGGAAAACCCAGACCGCCGGAAGCCCGAACGCCGGCTCTCGCGTTGCGGAGCCGGGTATCGTGTCGGTGGTTAGCCCGGCATCGATGGCAAGGATTTGCGCCAGGTGGATCTCTGACTTGGCGATATCGACACCTTTAATCTTGACCCGGTATTCGCTAGATGGCAGCTGAATGTTATCACGGATACGAATCGGCGGCACAACGTAGCCCAACTCCATCGCGATCTGGCGGCGCATGAGCGTTATGCGGTCGAGTATCTCGCCGCCCTGGTCGGGATCGACAAGCGGGATGAGGCCGTAACCAATTTCAAGTTCCATCGGATCGACCTGCAGCATGTCGACAAGGTTCTCGGGGGCGGCCGCCTTTTCTTCAACCGGAGCCAGCGCTTCCAACGCAGCCGTCTTTTTCGCCGCTTGCCCGATGTAGTACGCGGCAACTCCCGCAAGGGCTCCCATAGCTAAAAACGGAAATTTTGGCATCCCGGGGACAAAACCGAACAGCGTAACGAGAATCCCCGCGATTGCGAGCGCACGGGGCTGGTTCAGAAGCTGCTTGGAGATATCCTCGCCCATGTTCGTATCTGAGGCGACTCGCGTGACGATAACGCCTGATGCCGTCGACATAAGAATTGTCGGAACCTGTATAACAAGGCCGGCACCGATGGCGATTTGGCCGAACGTTTGCAGTGATGTCATAAGGTCGAGCCCCTGCTGCGTCGCACCGACGATAAAACCGCCGACCAAGTTGACGATCGCAATGATAATACTCGCAATCGCATCGCCCTTGACGTACTTCGACGCACCGTCCATAGCGCCGTAGAAATCGGCTTCTTTTTGGACTTTCTTGCGGCGCTCGCGCGCCTGCTCTTCGGTTATGAGACCGGCGTTTAGGTCGGAATCAATCGCCATCTGCTTACCCGGCATCGCATCCAAAGTAAAACGAGCGGTGACTTCCGAGATACGCGTTGTACCGGAAGTGATAACGATGAACTGTATGACTGAAAGTATAATAAAGATAATAATACCGACGACGAAATTATCCCCGATCATAATCGAGCCGAAGGCGCTAACCACGCTACCGGCGTTTCCGATGGAGAGAATCGCTCTAGTTGTAGATATATAAAGACCTGCCCGTAAGAGCGTCATAATGAGCAGCAGGGTAGGGAACATCGAGAACTGGATCGGCTCGTGGTTATACATGGTTACCAAGAGCACTATTATCGCTAGGATAAAGTTAAAAACAAGCAGCGAGTCGAGGATAGGACCGGGAATCTGAACGATAAGAAGCACCACAACCAGCCCAATAATCAGGGCGAGCATCGCGTCGTTGTACCGGCTCAGTTGTGACATAAATGATGCGTTTGCTGCTTCGTTAGTTGCCATATATATTCCAGGATATAAGCGTTTGGATACTACTCCGACTATCCGTTTATTCTATATCATTTGCGGTTAAATATCCATCTCAGCCCATGGACGGATTGTTCGGGCGACCAGCCCGAGCCAAGGGCCCTCTCTTGCTGATCTGATAGACATAGGCGAGGATTTCAGCGACGGCCTTGTAGAGATCATATGGCACCTCTTCATCAATGTCGACCGCTTTATACAGCGCACGGGCAAGCGGTTTGTCCTCGATGATCGGGATATTATGTTCCTTGGCGAGCTCCCTTATCTTCTCTGCGATGAGGCGTTGCCCCTTGGCGACAACTTTTGGCGCCCCCATAGTCTCGGGATCGTATTGTAGGGCGATAGCTAGGTGCGTCGGGTTGGTGATGACGACATCGGCGTTCGGAACCATCTGCATCATCCTGCCCTGCGCAAGCTCGCGCTGTTTTTGCCGGATTCGCGCTTTGACGTGCGGATCGCCCTCGGATTGCTTGTATTCTTCTTTAATCTCTTGCTTGGTCATGCGCAGGCTTTTCTCGTGTGTGTAACGCTGCCATGCATAATCGAGTACCGCAATAATCAGTAAGACGATGCTCGTTTTTATGCCGATCTCATAGGCGATCGACCCGAGCGTGCTCATCGATTGGTTGATATCCATATCGATAGTGTGAATGATTTCGTCGTAGCGGTTACTGATGATTGTATACGTGAGGTAGCTAACCATGCCTATCTTAATCAAGGCCTTCAAGAGCTCGACTGCAGCGCGGCTTGAAAAGAGCCGGGCGGCGCCGGAGAGCGGGTTGATTTTTTTTGCATCAGGCACAAGCGGTTTTGCCGAGAAGAGGAACCCGACCTGTGCGAGGCTTGCGGTAACACCCACTGCAAGGGCGACAAGGGCGATCGGCAGAATCATCTTTAGAAACAGAAGCGCGAGATTGAGAAACATGGTCGTTACGACCGTCTCGTTAAGCTCAGTCTTAGCAGGGCTTTGCAGGTAATAGGTCATAACATTGGTGAGATCGGTAAAGATGCCCCCACCGAATGTTCGCATCGCGACAAAAATTGCCAAAATTATGAGCGCGGAGTTAAGCTCCATGCTCTTAGCTACCTGGCCCCGTCTCCGGGCCTCTTGTCGTCGTTTCGGTGTGGCTTTTTCGGTGCGTCCATCGGATGGCGGCATCTTTTCACCCCTACTTTATGGCGCCGAGAAGTTGGGCCGGCATTTGGTCGAATACTCTCAGCACGTATGCAAAGAAGAACGAGAGCATGGCGATAAGAGTGACGAATCCGATGAGGATCTTAAGCGGCATGCCGACGACAAAAACATTCATCTGCGGTACGGTTCGCGCGACAATACCGAGGGCAAGATCAGTGATAAACAACACACCGATAGCCGGGCCGCCGATTTTTAAGCCGATTACGAACATATCGACGATTGTATTCAGGAAGTGACCGGAGACCGCCGATGTCATGGTAAATGTAGTAAGCGGCACGATATCAAAACTCTTTGACAGCGCCGTTAACAAGTAGTGATGACCGTTAATTGCAAGAAACACGAGTACGGCAAGCAGGTTTTTAAACTGGCCCATCAGTGAAATCGAGATGTTGCTTAACGGGTCGATGACGTTGACCATACCAAAGCCCATCTGAAAATCGATAATCTGTCCGGCAACAAGAAATCCCTGAAAAATGATTGTTGCCGTAAACCCAATAAGCGCGCCGACTGAAAACTCTTTAGCTACCAGGAGCGCGTAATCGAGCATATTTATCGTCGGGCTGATCTGTGCGGCAGGGACAAAGGAGAAGAGTACGATCGCCGTCATTAGCGAAAGGGCGACTTTAATTTGTGCGGGCACGCTGCGGCTGCCTAAAACCGGAGCTAGGAAAAAGACGCCGGATACGCGGGTCAAGACCAGTAGAAAGGTAAGGAGTTGCTTGGGATCTGCCTGCAATAAGTCCACACCCACGCTCCTTTGCTATTTTAAATAGTTCGGTAAGTTGATCAGCAGTTTGCTCGTAAAATCGATAATGAGATGCAGCATCCACGGCCCGAACAACGCGAGGGCAAGCATGGTTGCAAGAATCTTAGGAATAAACGTCAGCGTAAATTCCTGTATCTGCGTTACCGCTTGCAGAATACTAATAACCAGACCGGCAACCAGGCTGAATAATAGAATTGGCAGTGAAATCTCAAGTGTAATAACCAGCGCGTTCTTAGCAAGCTCCATCGCTAGAGAATCGGTCATTAGCTCTCACTCCTTGGCCTAGTTGAAGCCCATAACCAGGGCTCGTGTTACGAGATGCCAGCCATCGACTAATACGAACAACAATATTTTAAGCGGCAGCGATATCATAACCGGCGGCACCATCATCATGCCCATCGACATCAGCACGCTGGCGACCACCATATCGATAATGAGAAACGGTATAAATATCAAAAAGCCGATAATAAAGGCGGCTCTCAGTTCGCTGATAATAAACGAAGGGATAAGAACGAAGGTCGGTACATCAGCTTGTGTTTTCGGCCGTTTGATCTTGGCGAGGTACACAAAAAGCGCCAGGTCTTTTTCCCGCGTCTGCTTAAACATAAAATGACGTACCGGCTCGATCGCTCGTGTATATGCTTGGTTGTAGGTGATTTTCTTTGCCGTGTACGGCTTGATAGCATTATCGTTGACTTGCCCGAATACCGGGGCCATGACGAAAAATGTTAAGAAGAGCGCAAGGCCGACGAGCACTTGTGTCGGGGGAATCTGCTGTGTACCGAGCGCATTTCGAATAAACGCCAGTACGATAACGATTCGAGTAAACGATGTTACCATGATCAAAAGCGACGGAGCCAACGACAGTACCGTAAGAAGCATGAGCAACTGTACGCTGGTCGAAACATCGCCAGACCCTTGCGCCTGATCGATACCAAGTGATAGCTTGGGCAGCGGAATAGCGCTCGAGCTGGAGGCCGTCTCAGCGGCGACGCTACTCGTCATAAAGATACATAAAATGGTGATAGCGAGCGCACTTAGCAACAATGCTCTCTTGCGCCCACGGAGTACCTTCATCATCTACGCTCGTCACCTCTACCGGGCTTCGGAGGCTGGTCTGTGCCCCGTGCACGCTTCTCTTGCTCTTTGATATCATCGAGGAGTTTCCGTATATTGTCACCGGTTGAATGCAGATCATCGGCCCAATTATTAGTATTATTTTGGCCGCGCTGAGGAGTTCGTTGAGAAGGTTCCCGGTTGGTGCGCGCCGGTCGAGCCGATTTCGATTTTTTTGATTGTTTTGCGGGTGCATACACGAAACGATTGGTAACTTTTTCGAGCGCGCTCTGGAACGGTTGGAGGGGTTCCGGCTTTTGCGCCGCTTTATGTTTGATGAACTCTACTTGTTCCGGCTCATCGATATCGCTTAAATGATTAATATTGTTACCGGCCACACCAAGAACGACCACCTTGCCGGCAATTTCAACCAAGCAGATGGCCTTGCCGGGAGCGATATAGCGCACCTCAACAACATTCACTAGTTCCTGGCCGCCGCCGGTTAGCGTGTTGTATTTTGTCGTAAAGAACTTCACACCGTAAATTGCCAGGAAGCCGACTGCTAGCACAAGCCCCAGGTAGAAAGCATACTTAATAACGTTCCAGATGGTCCCAATGATACCGGAGAGTACGCTTTGCTGCTTCTGTGGTTGCCCGGGATCTTGATAATCCTGCAAGTTAAGTTCAGTTTGCGATTCGCTGTTCGATGATTGGGTCGCACTATTCTTTTTCGCTTTACTGGATGCCGCCGATGAAGCACTCGCCGATTCATTAGCGGCGCCAACGGCAGTATACACTGAGTTTTCTGAATCTGAATTGTCTTTCGGTTGGGCGGTGGCAAATCCAATACAGCTGAATACCGTTGATAGGGCGACCAATAGCATGCATATAATAGTAA from Candidatus Aquicultor sp. encodes the following:
- a CDS encoding MinD/ParA family protein — its product is MNDQAKKLRELAQRIREERDRINLIIDPMARRPEVEPIELNIPDIKELGGYPSTEPEPPAEKIVGPNQPIENIAETQPAVSTGATEPTARTRPELQVNIQRINTPIQPASPAAAIAPAFEPETVPVPKLQPEPEPENSLSHTMPKSTSSTLSPTAYGGKALSPTRVIAVSSGKGGVGKSNLVANLGIALAMRGRKTLILDADLGLANIDVIFGINPKFNLKHLVDGEKSLSEIVINGPHSLKIVPGGSGMPELADMGKERQQNLIDSFVELERDSDITLIDTGAGISNDVISFILAAREAIIITTPEPTAITDAYGLIKVLTQRDMDVDIKLVVNMTSTEKEGRDIADRIVMAAKQFLNKRVETLGYIVSDIAVNSAVRKQQPFILEFPGARASKCIRQIAATLDQTLLKDAQAGGHNGFRGFLSRLFER
- a CDS encoding PilZ domain-containing protein produces the protein MRESKVLKPGLFAMVEVKPNENWPFVIGSVSDKADSITCELLVDEPRPINVKVGDELTLVCSTEVGVYRFPTKITAIETDPIRLTLAPQRDGATHIQRREFFRLSRPLVRASYRPLLGPEDIFHSELKEAPVKDLSGNGISFIISINEELAAGMPLRTEIELAGGRIVNLVGEVVRCLTNEPVMGKSLLCVHFSLIEECDRDRIIGQLFREQLDRAGRRRRLSRRN
- a CDS encoding FliA/WhiG family RNA polymerase sigma factor — translated: MVTMRTAVTTPNKWVLYKVYNDAQARENLILENVSLVKYVAERVKDTLPSEIDKEDLVSYGIFGLIDAIEKFDHNRGLKFETYAIPRIRGAIVDGLRAVDTASRSMRQKAKQLGKAYVAVEKRVGRAATDNEVAQELGMNTASYNAMISQVSRLSVLYLDEIVSHDGEPGATLGERVEDKNSFNPSDLMEINEVRDSLIQGIESLSEQERLVISLYYYEDLTLKETSQVMGLSESRIAQIRVKAVLKLRGKLSHLSIDF
- the flhA gene encoding flagellar biosynthesis protein FlhA gives rise to the protein MATNEAANASFMSQLSRYNDAMLALIIGLVVVLLIVQIPGPILDSLLVFNFILAIIVLLVTMYNHEPIQFSMFPTLLLIMTLLRAGLYISTTRAILSIGNAGSVVSAFGSIMIGDNFVVGIIIFIILSVIQFIVITSGTTRISEVTARFTLDAMPGKQMAIDSDLNAGLITEEQARERRKKVQKEADFYGAMDGASKYVKGDAIASIIIAIVNLVGGFIVGATQQGLDLMTSLQTFGQIAIGAGLVIQVPTILMSTASGVIVTRVASDTNMGEDISKQLLNQPRALAIAGILVTLFGFVPGMPKFPFLAMGALAGVAAYYIGQAAKKTAALEALAPVEEKAAAPENLVDMLQVDPMELEIGYGLIPLVDPDQGGEILDRITLMRRQIAMELGYVVPPIRIRDNIQLPSSEYRVKIKGVDIAKSEIHLAQILAIDAGLTTDTIPGSATREPAFGLPAVWVFPDQREQAEIMGYTVVDPTSALITHLSEITKKYAHELISRQDVQQVLESVKQNYPVVVEELVPSTLTVGELQQVLQNLLSERVSIRDMVTILEALGDAARSTRNIDILTEHARQAVGRNICRQHQFGEGSLSVITVDPLIEKEIADAVEYTEQGILISLDPTTTQRVVDGVSKALEGALSLGINPILLCSANIRRPLRKIAERKLPDLAVLSYNEVAPEFELQSVGMVNLA
- the fliR gene encoding flagellar biosynthetic protein FliR, which gives rise to MDLLQADPKQLLTFLLVLTRVSGVFFLAPVLGSRSVPAQIKVALSLMTAIVLFSFVPAAQISPTINMLDYALLVAKEFSVGALIGFTATIIFQGFLVAGQIIDFQMGFGMVNVIDPLSNISISLMGQFKNLLAVLVFLAINGHHYLLTALSKSFDIVPLTTFTMTSAVSGHFLNTIVDMFVIGLKIGGPAIGVLFITDLALGIVARTVPQMNVFVVGMPLKILIGFVTLIAMLSFFFAYVLRVFDQMPAQLLGAIK
- the flhF gene encoding flagellar biosynthesis protein FlhF, giving the protein MRIKRYEASSMEEAISKVKSDLGPEAIILHTRKLDRTWPVNMFKRGSVEITAALDVNLMDAAREQLPVSVEPGDEVPEMVGEAIDERFDQIQSEIEEIKSIVKTIASQLTDPLFQEVPACFLDVYEKLLHAKVEDELAKKLMKAIQSQLTTSELATPEKLREKLVSEIARHIPVCPPLHLESGKRKVIALIGPTGAGKTTTLAKLAARYCLYEGKSAVFLTADTYRIAAVDQLKTYAEIIGAPIEIVFNNQDAREALARHEDKDLVLIDTAGRSPLNESQMGELAALMNVCNPDEIHLVLSITTKLSDQVNAIKRFSVVPISKLIFTKLDESNSPGTMLNIVSKTKLPISYVAIGQNVPEDIKVAEPYKVANLMLGVPLDE
- a CDS encoding PilZ domain-containing protein; the encoded protein is MLSQAFDFIKSGQLIYIEDARGSSWPYGISNVLSRELVLCQALGRKSTPLYADDENIITIIIPTDNGAHLVRSKIEESDDTNSRLLLRPLSLAKHVQRRRYFRLEKPVISAYYQLIARDQDELDALPVEAMVWDLSGSGMGMIVRSPKTPYLGGDLKLIIQLPEEQEATEIVGEIVRVMPRSIIKSEYLLGVNFTKIKERDRDKIVKYITQEQLTLLKPKPSTRTAQR
- the flhB gene encoding flagellar biosynthesis protein FlhB codes for the protein MPPSDGRTEKATPKRRQEARRRGQVAKSMELNSALIILAIFVAMRTFGGGIFTDLTNVMTYYLQSPAKTELNETVVTTMFLNLALLFLKMILPIALVALAVGVTASLAQVGFLFSAKPLVPDAKKINPLSGAARLFSSRAAVELLKALIKIGMVSYLTYTIISNRYDEIIHTIDMDINQSMSTLGSIAYEIGIKTSIVLLIIAVLDYAWQRYTHEKSLRMTKQEIKEEYKQSEGDPHVKARIRQKQRELAQGRMMQMVPNADVVITNPTHLAIALQYDPETMGAPKVVAKGQRLIAEKIRELAKEHNIPIIEDKPLARALYKAVDIDEEVPYDLYKAVAEILAYVYQISKRGPLARAGRPNNPSMG
- the fliQ gene encoding flagellar biosynthesis protein FliQ produces the protein MTDSLAMELAKNALVITLEISLPILLFSLVAGLVISILQAVTQIQEFTLTFIPKILATMLALALFGPWMLHLIIDFTSKLLINLPNYLK
- the fliP gene encoding flagellar type III secretion system pore protein FliP (The bacterial flagellar biogenesis protein FliP forms a type III secretion system (T3SS)-type pore required for flagellar assembly.); the encoded protein is MMKVLRGRKRALLLSALAITILCIFMTSSVAAETASSSSAIPLPKLSLGIDQAQGSGDVSTSVQLLMLLTVLSLAPSLLIMVTSFTRIVIVLAFIRNALGTQQIPPTQVLVGLALFLTFFVMAPVFGQVNDNAIKPYTAKKITYNQAYTRAIEPVRHFMFKQTREKDLALFVYLAKIKRPKTQADVPTFVLIPSFIISELRAAFIIGFLIFIPFLIIDMVVASVLMSMGMMMVPPVMISLPLKILLFVLVDGWHLVTRALVMGFN